Proteins encoded by one window of Chondromyces crocatus:
- a CDS encoding HEAT repeat domain-containing protein has protein sequence MAGLREDLQREIREGRVTCIVGAGVSMGAACDPESMGAAYDPDRKPNVASWVGLLESGVGWCAKLDKGFAKRAEIIRGEIASGHLDDLLSAAEKITRQLGGPGGGEFKRWLRETVGSLQIRDGRVPAALKALGVPLLTTNYDRILEEATGLPTLTWQDTAQVERVLRGEDQAIVHLHGYWDRPESVILGIRSYEDVLRDEYAQLVLHTLRLRQTLLFVGFGKGLDDPNFGALMRWSRKMFAGSEHRCYRLALDSEREQMQRQHPQDERVFVLSYGEEHEELGPFLEGLVDARPAASAGAVGAELVSMRELTVEERPRPRVLIAGPYFGLPAGLREEVKALWKAERGPNTAARIVQKLRRTDVEEAQIAAIVRHDVVVDASPWRAFARWWSLGFRNVEVEEPARAAQLLAQGDPLGWCAFPEGSWLDPEGAWEPVLSGRWQQLDGKVPGLEAKLREHVTTAGVQVCGFDDALGGAWSALVPQVEGAKVLSDQDLAGVPRGRLFRAEQALDGPLHEAGLSDYLRALRVVAGQVRLAGEEGERPIERVFVGMEVQQQVTPVRSTPDEDAAKLGAEEKGSADEAARPDQGEIDVELGAREAHRREVHASRREGVRSMEADRLAEVAPRVLLWGKAGTGKSTLLKWVACQSVGSARTPVWIDRLAPAAGALPEQLAREALRSVRLPESARVAQQQLREAIQGGKALLLLDGLDEAETPVQTTLPGRVAELGAGVQAVIASRPQVDTRWVLDGTGFVPVSLTGLQGASPRLFLERYFGVADWIAPLLRELHTLHAGAEWSRTPVLLSLVASLYQRDRALPHATLELYRDVVDELFGRKAQRWGLKPDSNYVAEARSKLAALARAMLLPTHGEPRIAARRDEAGEFLAASGLFTGAEWLRFAHLSLGEYLAAQPPLDLGEALAWFRRTTRISLDVVPMAVALQGRAGLELALRAAEEDDTWDHRMLGLVLRALALGGEQGATYDRALAQRVVKAVVERLMSPSGRFGEAERQLAVHAERGLRVLGTVLAPEDRALVTPLLEAKGALGTEALLMVWAATLEEIRRPLSDREQVGRVGSALAARGPTPADLSALTRGEARNVRAAAVAALATDSEARPLLTDALRDEHWDVRAAAVTALANHPEARLLLTDALCDRVGYVRAAAVTALANHPEARLLLTDALRDENRYVRAAAVTALANHPEARLLLTDALRDEDSYVRAAAVTALANHPEARLLLTDALRDEHWDVRAAAVTALANHPEARLLLTDALRDEDRYVRAAAVTALANHPEARLLLTDALRDEDRYVRAAAVTALANHPEARLLLTDALRDENRYVRAAAVTALANHPEARLLLTDALRDEHWDVRAAAVTALANHPEARLLLTDALRDENSDVRAAAVTALANHPEARLLLTDALRDENSDVRAAAVTALANYPEARLLLADALRIDFPNVRAAAVTALANHPEVRLLLTDALRDENSDVRAAAVTALADHPEARLLLTDALRDEKSYVRATAVTALANHPEARLLLTDALRDENSDVRAAAVTALANYPEARLLLTDALRDENSDVRAAAVTALANYPEARLLLTDALRDENSDVRAAAVTALANYPEARLLLTDALRDENSDVRATAVTALANHPEARLLLTDALRDEDRYVRAAAVTALADHPEARLLLTDTLRDEHWDVRAAAVTALANHPEARLLLTDALRDEDWDVRAAAVTALANHPEARLLLTDALRDEDRDVRAAAVRALANHPEARRLLTDALRDEDRYVRAVAVATLRPRSPSPSAVLSQLPVVQPALRLAGHASAPSLALPADALQKQDRLARFLQSPGPIHLETDLPFAEALLGALCVRLTQTTGSTFRLFGEFSAPPSTLVGLPDAQVVHIIRIAMDADNLVRDRSVLPTHNLIEAWRIARHLQTERSITFWLVCADLDFEDIVPPVLETPGTLYMRPPFFGFRLPSYTGSTLDPPLEVLTSLQAERAWTRIAAPDQAALLQTIEAMLRDPDTDIWTLLPMLGRIGHHLPPDLRRAVAERLPQDLEQAATHLERARSALDASPSDPALGSTDN, from the coding sequence ATGGCTGGACTCCGAGAGGACTTGCAGCGGGAGATCCGCGAGGGGCGGGTGACGTGCATCGTGGGGGCGGGGGTGTCGATGGGGGCCGCGTGTGACCCTGAGTCGATGGGGGCCGCGTATGACCCTGATCGGAAGCCGAACGTCGCGTCGTGGGTGGGGCTGCTGGAGTCGGGCGTGGGTTGGTGTGCAAAGCTCGATAAGGGCTTCGCCAAGCGGGCGGAGATCATCCGGGGGGAGATTGCGTCAGGGCACCTGGATGATCTGCTGTCGGCGGCGGAGAAGATCACGCGGCAGCTCGGAGGGCCTGGCGGCGGAGAGTTCAAGCGGTGGTTGCGGGAGACTGTGGGGTCGCTGCAAATCCGGGACGGACGCGTGCCGGCGGCGCTGAAGGCGCTGGGGGTGCCGCTGCTGACGACGAACTACGACCGCATCCTCGAAGAGGCGACGGGACTGCCGACGCTGACCTGGCAAGACACGGCGCAGGTAGAGCGCGTGCTGCGGGGAGAGGACCAAGCGATCGTTCACCTGCACGGGTACTGGGACCGGCCGGAGAGCGTGATTCTGGGGATACGCTCGTATGAAGACGTCCTGCGGGACGAGTACGCGCAGCTAGTGCTGCACACGTTGCGACTCAGACAGACGCTGCTGTTCGTCGGGTTTGGCAAGGGGCTCGATGATCCGAACTTCGGGGCTCTGATGCGCTGGAGTCGGAAGATGTTCGCAGGATCGGAGCATCGGTGCTACCGGCTCGCGCTTGACAGCGAGAGGGAACAGATGCAGCGGCAGCATCCGCAGGATGAGCGGGTTTTCGTGCTGTCCTATGGGGAGGAGCACGAGGAGCTGGGGCCGTTCCTTGAGGGGCTCGTGGACGCGAGGCCGGCGGCGTCGGCAGGCGCAGTGGGTGCGGAACTCGTCTCGATGCGCGAGCTGACTGTCGAGGAGCGACCGAGACCTCGGGTGCTGATCGCGGGGCCGTACTTCGGGTTGCCGGCAGGGCTGCGGGAGGAGGTGAAAGCGCTCTGGAAGGCAGAGCGCGGTCCCAACACGGCTGCACGCATCGTGCAGAAGCTGCGGCGGACCGATGTGGAAGAGGCGCAGATCGCGGCCATCGTGCGGCACGACGTGGTTGTGGATGCGAGCCCTTGGCGAGCGTTCGCGCGGTGGTGGAGCCTGGGCTTCCGGAACGTCGAGGTGGAGGAACCAGCGCGGGCCGCGCAGCTTCTGGCGCAAGGGGATCCGCTGGGGTGGTGCGCGTTTCCGGAGGGATCCTGGCTCGATCCGGAAGGGGCGTGGGAGCCCGTGCTGTCTGGTCGGTGGCAGCAGCTCGACGGGAAGGTGCCGGGACTGGAGGCGAAGCTCCGGGAACACGTCACCACGGCGGGGGTGCAGGTGTGCGGGTTCGACGATGCGCTCGGAGGGGCGTGGTCAGCACTGGTGCCGCAGGTGGAGGGGGCGAAGGTGCTGAGCGATCAGGACCTCGCGGGGGTGCCCAGAGGCCGGCTGTTCCGGGCCGAGCAGGCGCTGGATGGGCCGCTGCATGAAGCGGGGCTTTCGGACTATCTGCGGGCGCTGCGGGTGGTGGCCGGGCAGGTGCGGCTCGCGGGCGAGGAGGGCGAGAGGCCGATCGAGCGGGTGTTCGTGGGGATGGAGGTACAGCAGCAGGTCACCCCGGTGAGGAGCACGCCGGACGAGGATGCCGCGAAGCTGGGCGCGGAGGAGAAGGGGTCAGCAGACGAGGCGGCAAGGCCCGATCAGGGGGAAATCGACGTGGAGCTGGGGGCGCGAGAGGCACACCGAAGGGAAGTCCATGCCTCGCGGCGGGAGGGCGTGCGGTCGATGGAGGCCGATCGGCTAGCCGAGGTGGCGCCCCGGGTGCTGCTCTGGGGCAAGGCGGGCACGGGCAAGTCGACGCTGCTCAAGTGGGTAGCGTGCCAAAGTGTCGGGTCGGCGCGAACGCCCGTGTGGATTGATCGGCTGGCGCCGGCTGCGGGCGCGCTGCCCGAGCAACTGGCGCGCGAGGCGCTCCGCTCGGTGCGCTTGCCCGAAAGCGCGCGAGTGGCCCAGCAGCAGCTTCGTGAAGCCATCCAGGGGGGGAAGGCACTGCTCTTGCTCGATGGCCTCGACGAGGCCGAGACGCCCGTCCAGACAACCTTGCCAGGCCGGGTGGCGGAGCTCGGCGCGGGCGTACAGGCGGTGATCGCTTCGCGACCGCAGGTCGACACGCGATGGGTACTCGATGGGACGGGCTTCGTGCCCGTGAGCTTGACCGGCCTGCAAGGGGCCTCTCCGCGGCTGTTCCTGGAGCGGTATTTCGGGGTAGCGGACTGGATTGCGCCCTTGTTGCGGGAACTGCACACCCTTCATGCCGGGGCGGAGTGGTCCAGGACGCCCGTGCTGCTGTCGCTGGTCGCTTCGTTGTACCAGCGAGATCGGGCTCTGCCGCACGCCACGCTGGAGCTGTACCGGGATGTGGTCGATGAGTTGTTTGGTCGCAAGGCGCAGCGCTGGGGCCTCAAGCCGGATAGCAACTACGTCGCAGAGGCTCGTTCGAAGCTGGCGGCCCTGGCGCGGGCCATGTTGCTCCCGACCCATGGAGAACCACGAATCGCAGCGCGGCGCGACGAGGCAGGTGAGTTTCTGGCTGCCTCGGGGCTGTTCACGGGGGCCGAGTGGTTGCGGTTCGCCCACCTGTCCCTGGGGGAGTACCTGGCCGCGCAACCGCCGCTGGATCTCGGGGAGGCGCTGGCGTGGTTCCGACGCACCACGAGGATCTCGCTGGATGTGGTCCCCATGGCCGTGGCGCTGCAAGGGCGCGCGGGTCTGGAGCTGGCGCTGCGCGCGGCAGAGGAAGACGACACCTGGGACCACCGGATGCTCGGCCTGGTTCTGCGTGCGCTCGCGCTGGGGGGAGAGCAGGGAGCAACCTACGACCGGGCGCTTGCACAGCGGGTGGTGAAGGCGGTGGTCGAACGCCTGATGTCTCCTTCGGGGCGCTTCGGGGAGGCGGAGCGACAGCTCGCCGTCCATGCGGAGCGAGGGCTCCGGGTGCTCGGGACCGTGCTCGCGCCAGAGGATCGGGCGCTGGTCACCCCGCTGCTGGAGGCGAAGGGCGCGCTTGGAACGGAGGCGCTGCTCATGGTCTGGGCAGCCACCCTGGAAGAGATCCGGAGGCCCCTCTCCGACCGAGAACAGGTTGGACGCGTGGGCTCGGCACTCGCCGCCAGGGGTCCAACGCCTGCGGACCTGTCAGCGTTGACGAGAGGTGAAGCCAGGAATGTGCGCGCAGCGGCCGTCGCTGCCCTCGCAACCGACTCGGAGGCGCGCCCCCTCCTCACAGACGCTCTCCGCGACGAGCACTGGGATGTGCGCGCGGCCGCGGTCACGGCCCTTGCCAACCACCCGGAGGCGCGCCTCCTCCTCACAGACGCTCTCTGCGATAGGGTCGGCTACGTGCGCGCGGCCGCGGTCACGGCCCTTGCCAACCACCCGGAGGCGCGCCTCCTCCTCACAGACGCTCTCCGCGACGAGAACCGCTACGTGCGCGCGGCCGCGGTCACGGCCCTCGCCAACCACCCGGAGGCGCGCCTCCTCCTCACAGACGCTCTCCGCGACGAGGACAGCTACGTCCGCGCGGCCGCGGTCACGGCCCTCGCCAACCACCCGGAGGCGCGCCTCCTCCTCACAGACGCTCTCCGCGACGAGCACTGGGACGTGCGCGCGGCCGCGGTCACGGCCCTCGCCAACCACCCGGAGGCGCGCCTCCTCCTCACAGACGCTCTCCGCGACGAGGACCGCTACGTCCGCGCGGCCGCGGTCACGGCCCTCGCCAACCACCCGGAGGCGCGCCTCCTCCTCACAGACGCTCTCCGCGACGAGGACCGCTACGTCCGCGCGGCCGCGGTCACGGCCCTCGCCAACCACCCGGAGGCGCGCCTCCTCCTCACAGACGCTCTCCGCGACGAGAACCGCTACGTGCGCGCGGCCGCGGTCACGGCCCTCGCCAACCACCCGGAGGCGCGCCTCCTCCTCACAGACGCTCTCCGCGACGAGCACTGGGACGTGCGCGCGGCCGCGGTCACGGCCCTCGCCAACCATCCGGAGGCGCGCCTCCTCCTCACAGACGCTCTCCGCGACGAGAACAGTGACGTGCGCGCGGCCGCGGTCACGGCCCTCGCCAACCATCCGGAGGCGCGCCTCCTCCTCACAGACGCTCTCCGCGACGAGAACAGTGACGTGCGCGCGGCCGCGGTCACGGCCCTCGCCAACTACCCGGAGGCGCGCCTCCTCCTCGCAGACGCTCTCCGCATCGACTTTCCAAACGTGCGCGCGGCCGCGGTCACGGCCCTCGCCAACCACCCGGAGGTGCGCCTCCTCCTCACAGACGCTCTCCGCGACGAGAACAGTGACGTGCGCGCGGCCGCGGTCACGGCCCTCGCCGACCATCCGGAGGCGCGCCTCCTCCTCACAGACGCTCTCCGCGACGAGAAAAGCTACGTGCGCGCAACCGCGGTCACGGCCCTCGCCAACCACCCGGAGGCGCGCCTCCTCCTCACAGACGCTCTCCGCGACGAGAACAGTGACGTGCGCGCAGCCGCGGTCACGGCCCTCGCCAACTACCCGGAGGCGCGCCTCCTCCTCACAGACGCTCTCCGCGACGAGAACAGTGACGTGCGCGCAGCCGCGGTCACGGCCCTCGCCAACTACCCGGAGGCGCGCCTCCTCCTCACAGACGCTCTCCGCGACGAGAACAGTGACGTGCGCGCAGCCGCGGTCACGGCCCTCGCCAACTACCCGGAGGCGCGCCTCCTCCTCACAGACGCTCTCCGCGACGAGAACAGTGACGTGCGCGCAACCGCGGTCACGGCCCTCGCCAACCACCCGGAGGCGCGCCTCCTCCTCACAGACGCTCTCCGCGACGAGGACCGCTACGTGCGCGCGGCCGCGGTCACGGCCCTCGCCGACCACCCGGAGGCGCGCCTCCTCCTCACAGACACTCTCCGCGACGAGCACTGGGACGTGCGCGCGGCCGCGGTCACGGCCCTCGCCAACCACCCGGAGGCGCGCCTCCTCCTCACAGACGCTCTCCGCGACGAGGACTGGGACGTGCGCGCGGCCGCGGTCACGGCCCTCGCCAACCACCCGGAGGCGCGTCTCCTCCTCACAGACGCTCTCCGCGACGAGGACCGCGACGTGCGCGCAGCCGCGGTCAGGGCTCTCGCCAACCACCCGGAGGCGCGTCGCCTCCTCACAGACGCTCTCCGCGACGAGGACCGCTACGTCCGCGCGGTCGCGGTCGCGACGCTTCGACCACGCTCTCCAAGCCCCAGCGCCGTGCTTTCCCAGCTCCCGGTCGTCCAGCCGGCGCTCCGGCTCGCGGGTCACGCGTCAGCGCCCAGCCTGGCGCTGCCCGCCGATGCCTTGCAGAAACAGGATCGACTCGCACGCTTCCTCCAATCGCCAGGCCCGATCCATCTCGAAACGGATCTCCCCTTCGCCGAGGCGCTCCTCGGTGCGCTCTGCGTCCGCCTGACGCAAACCACCGGCTCGACCTTCCGCCTGTTCGGCGAGTTCTCAGCCCCTCCCAGCACGCTCGTTGGCCTACCTGACGCTCAGGTCGTCCACATCATCCGCATCGCCATGGATGCCGACAACCTCGTCCGCGACCGCTCCGTCCTTCCCACGCACAACCTCATCGAGGCGTGGCGCATCGCTCGCCACCTCCAGACCGAACGCAGCATCACCTTCTGGCTCGTCTGTGCCGACCTGGACTTCGAGGACATCGTGCCCCCGGTCCTCGAAACTCCCGGAACCCTCTACATGCGACCGCCGTTCTTCGGCTTCCGGTTGCCCAGTTACACCGGCTCGACGCTCGACCCGCCGCTCGAAGTGCTCACGTCACTCCAGGCCGAACGAGCGTGGACCCGCATCGCCGCGCCTGATCAGGCAGCCCTCTTGCAGACCATCGAGGCCATGCTCCGCGACCCGGACACCGACATCTGGACGCTCCTCCCCATGCTCGGCCGGATTGGTCATCATCTCCCGCCGGATCTGCGCCGCGCGGTGGCCGAGCGGCTCCCTCAGGACCTCGAACAGGCGGCAACACATCTGGAGCGCGCCCGCAGCGCCCTGGATGCATCCCCATCCGACCCTGCGCTCGGATCCACCGACAACTGA
- a CDS encoding SIR2 family NAD-dependent protein deacylase codes for MTLDKGFAKRAEIIREEIASGHGDDLLSAAEKITRQLGGPSRGEFRRWLRETVGSLQIRDGRVPAALKALGVPLLTTNYDRILEEATRLPTLTWQDAAQVERVLRGEDQAIVHLHGSWDRPESVILGVRSYEDVLRDEHAQVVLRALRLTRTLLFVGFGKGLDDPNFGALMRWSREVFAGSEYRHYRLALEGEQEQVQRQHPPEERVFVLSYGEKHADLGPFLEGLVT; via the coding sequence GTGACGCTCGATAAGGGGTTCGCGAAGCGGGCGGAGATCATCCGGGAGGAGATTGCGTCAGGCCACGGGGATGACCTGCTGTCGGCGGCAGAGAAGATCACGCGGCAGCTCGGGGGACCCAGCAGAGGGGAGTTCCGCAGGTGGTTGCGAGAGACTGTGGGGTCGCTGCAAATCCGGGACGGACGCGTGCCGGCAGCGCTGAAGGCGCTGGGGGTGCCGCTGCTGACGACGAACTACGACCGCATCCTCGAAGAGGCGACGAGACTGCCGACGCTGACCTGGCAAGACGCGGCGCAGGTAGAGCGCGTGCTGCGGGGAGAGGACCAGGCGATCGTTCACCTGCACGGAAGCTGGGACCGGCCGGAGAGCGTGATCCTAGGGGTGCGCTCGTATGAAGACGTCCTGCGGGACGAGCATGCGCAGGTAGTGCTGCGCGCGTTGCGACTCACACGGACGCTGTTGTTCGTCGGGTTTGGTAAGGGGCTCGATGATCCGAACTTCGGGGCGCTGATGCGTTGGAGTCGGGAAGTATTCGCAGGCTCGGAGTACCGGCACTATCGGCTCGCGCTTGAAGGGGAGCAGGAGCAGGTGCAGCGGCAGCATCCGCCGGAGGAGCGGGTGTTCGTCCTGTCATACGGCGAGAAGCACGCGGACCTGGGTCCGTTCCTGGAGGGGCTTGTAACGTGA
- a CDS encoding HEAT repeat domain-containing protein, whose amino-acid sequence MERPDHEDIDVALQGRAALELALRAAEEDDTWDHQRLGLVLRAIALWGEQEATHDRALAQRVVKAVVGRLMSPSGRFGEAERQLAVHAERGLRVLGAALAPEDRALFTPLLEGKAALGTEALLLVWAAHLEALRRPLSDREQAGRVGSALAARVPTPEELSAWTRGEPWNVRAAAVDALASDPEARPLLGDALRDEHWTVRAAAIRALANDPEARPLLRDALRDEHWTVRAAAIRALAADPEARLLLRDALRDEDSDVRVAAARALANDPEGRLLLRDALRDEGSHVRAAAATALANDLDARLRLRDALRDEDGDVRAAAATALATDPEARPLLRDALCDKHWNVRAAAATALANDPEARLLLRDALQDESWSVRAAAAAALATDPKAHPLLRDALRDEDCDVRASAAAALVNDPEARPLLRDALRDEDSDVRAAAAAALATDPKAHPLLRDALRDEDCDVRAAAIRALANDPEARPLLRDALRDEDSAVRAAAAMALVNDPEARLLLTDARRDEVSDVRTAAATALANDPEARLLLRNALRDEDSDVRTAAATALANDPEARPSLRDALRVDFPHVRAAVVTALANDQEARPLLRNALRDEDSDVRAAAATALANDPEARLLLRNALRDEVHDVRAAAAAALANDLEARPLLRDALRDENDDVRAAAATALANDPEARPLLREALRDDVSYVRAAAVTALANDPEARLLLTDALRDEDSHVRASAAAALATHPDACLLLTDARRDEDWLVRATVVTALANDPEARPLLADALHDEDHDVRAAAVTALATNPEARPLLREALHDPGGLVRAAAATALATDPEARPLLVDALRDEGWLVRAAAVTALATDPEAHLLLTDALRDESSYVRRAAVTALATNPEARLLLTAALHDENVHVRETAVTALRSRSPTPGAVLSRLPVVQPALQLAGHAPAPSLALPAGPFDPQDRLARFLASPHPIHLEADLPFAEALLGALCVRLTQTTGSTFRLFGELAAPPSTLVGLPDARVVHIVRIAMDADGLARDRAVFPTHNLLEAWRIARHLQTERSVTFWLVCADLDFEDIVPPALDTPGTLTLRPPFFGFRLPRFTRSTLDPSLDVLTSPQADRAWRWVR is encoded by the coding sequence GTGGAGAGGCCTGATCACGAAGACATCGACGTGGCGCTGCAAGGGCGAGCAGCTCTGGAGCTGGCGCTGCGCGCGGCGGAGGAAGACGACACCTGGGACCACCAGAGGCTCGGCCTCGTTCTGCGTGCGATCGCGCTGTGGGGTGAGCAGGAGGCAACCCACGATCGGGCGCTTGCACAGCGGGTGGTGAAGGCGGTCGTAGGGCGCCTGATGTCTCCTTCAGGGCGCTTCGGGGAGGCGGAACGACAGCTCGCCGTCCATGCAGAGCGAGGCCTCCGGGTGCTCGGGGCCGCGCTCGCGCCAGAGGATCGGGCGCTGTTCACGCCGCTGCTGGAAGGGAAAGCCGCGCTGGGAACGGAGGCGCTTCTCCTGGTCTGGGCGGCCCATCTGGAGGCGCTCCGGCGGCCCCTCTCCGACCGAGAGCAGGCTGGACGCGTGGGCTCGGCGCTGGCCGCCAGGGTTCCAACGCCTGAGGAGCTGTCCGCGTGGACGAGAGGTGAACCCTGGAATGTGCGCGCAGCGGCCGTCGATGCCCTCGCCAGCGACCCGGAGGCGCGCCCCCTCCTCGGAGACGCGCTCCGCGACGAGCACTGGACTGTGCGCGCAGCCGCCATCCGGGCCCTCGCCAATGACCCGGAGGCGCGCCCCCTCCTCAGAGATGCGCTCCGCGACGAGCACTGGACCGTACGCGCGGCCGCCATCCGGGCCCTCGCCGCCGATCCGGAGGCGCGCCTTCTCCTCCGAGACGCTCTCCGCGACGAGGACAGCGACGTGCGCGTGGCCGCGGCCAGGGCCCTCGCCAACGACCCGGAGGGGCGTCTCCTCCTCCGAGACGCTCTCCGCGACGAAGGCAGCCACGTGCGCGCCGCCGCCGCCACCGCCCTCGCCAACGACCTGGATGCGCGCCTCCGCCTCCGAGACGCTCTCCGCGACGAAGACGGCGACGTGCGCGCCGCTGCTGCCACGGCCCTCGCCACCGATCCGGAGGCGCGTCCCCTCCTCCGAGACGCTCTCTGCGACAAGCACTGGAACGTGCGCGCAGCCGCCGCCACAGCCCTCGCCAACGACCCGGAGGCACGCCTCCTCCTCCGAGACGCTCTCCAGGACGAGTCCTGGAGCGTGCGCGCCGCCGCCGCCGCGGCACTCGCCACGGACCCCAAAGCACACCCCCTCCTCCGAGACGCCCTCCGCGACGAAGACTGCGACGTGCGCGCGTCCGCCGCCGCGGCCCTCGTCAACGACCCGGAGGCGCGCCCCCTCCTCCGAGATGCCCTCCGCGACGAGGACAGTGACGTCCGCGCCGCCGCCGCCGCGGCACTCGCCACGGACCCCAAAGCACACCCCCTCCTCCGAGACGCTCTCCGCGACGAAGACTGCGACGTGCGCGCGGCCGCCATCAGGGCCCTCGCCAATGACCCGGAGGCACGCCCCCTCCTCCGAGACGCCCTCCGCGACGAGGACAGCGCCGTACGCGCCGCCGCCGCGATGGCCCTCGTCAACGATCCGGAGGCGCGCCTTCTCCTCACAGATGCTCGGCGTGACGAAGTCAGCGACGTCCGCACCGCCGCCGCTACCGCCCTCGCCAACGACCCGGAGGCGCGCCTCCTCCTCCGAAACGCTCTTCGCGACGAAGACAGCGACGTCCGCACCGCCGCCGCCACCGCTCTTGCCAACGACCCGGAGGCCCGCCCCTCTCTCCGAGACGCTCTCCGCGTCGACTTTCCGCACGTGCGCGCGGCCGTGGTCACGGCCCTCGCCAACGACCAGGAGGCGCGCCCCCTCCTCCGAAACGCTCTCCGCGACGAAGACAGCGACGTCCGCGCCGCTGCCGCCACGGCCCTCGCCAACGACCCGGAGGCCCGTCTCCTCCTCCGAAACGCTCTCCGCGACGAGGTCCACGACGTGCGCGCCGCCGCCGCCGCGGCCCTCGCCAACGACCTGGAGGCACGCCCCCTCCTCCGAGACGCTCTCCGCGACGAAAACGACGACGTGCGCGCCGCCGCCGCCACGGCCCTCGCCAACGACCCGGAGGCACGCCCCCTCCTCCGAGAGGCTCTCCGCGACGACGTCAGCTACGTGCGCGCGGCTGCGGTCACGGCCCTCGCCAACGACCCGGAGGCACGCCTCCTCCTCACAGACGCTCTCCGCGACGAAGACAGCCATGTGCGCGCGTCCGCGGCCGCGGCTCTCGCCACCCACCCGGATGCGTGCCTTCTCCTGACAGACGCTCGCCGCGATGAGGACTGGCTCGTGCGTGCAACCGTGGTCACCGCCCTCGCCAACGACCCGGAGGCGCGCCCCCTCCTCGCAGACGCTCTCCACGACGAGGACCACGACGTGCGCGCGGCCGCGGTCACGGCCCTCGCCACCAACCCGGAGGCCCGGCCCCTTCTCAGAGAAGCTCTCCACGACCCGGGCGGGCTCGTCCGCGCCGCCGCCGCCACGGCCCTCGCCACCGACCCGGAAGCCCGCCCCCTCCTCGTAGACGCTCTCCGCGACGAGGGCTGGCTCGTGCGCGCGGCTGCGGTCACGGCCCTCGCCACCGACCCGGAGGCGCACCTTCTCCTCACAGACGCTCTCCGCGACGAAAGCAGCTACGTGCGCAGGGCCGCGGTGACTGCCCTCGCCACCAACCCGGAGGCGCGCCTTCTCCTCACAGCCGCCCTCCACGACGAGAACGTTCACGTCCGTGAGACCGCAGTCACGGCGCTCCGGTCACGCTCTCCAACCCCCGGAGCCGTGCTCTCCCGGCTCCCGGTCGTCCAGCCAGCGCTCCAGCTCGCGGGTCACGCGCCTGCGCCCAGCCTGGCGCTGCCCGCCGGCCCCTTCGACCCCCAGGATCGACTCGCGCGCTTCCTCGCGTCGCCACACCCCATCCATCTCGAAGCCGATCTCCCCTTCGCCGAAGCGCTCCTCGGTGCGCTCTGCGTCCGCCTGACCCAGACCACCGGCTCGACGTTCCGCCTGTTCGGCGAGCTCGCAGCGCCTCCCAGCACGCTCGTGGGCCTGCCCGATGCTCGGGTCGTCCACATCGTCCGCATCGCCATGGATGCCGACGGCCTGGCGCGCGACCGCGCTGTCTTTCCGACGCACAACCTCCTCGAGGCGTGGCGCATCGCGCGCCACCTCCAGACCGAGCGCAGCGTCACCTTCTGGCTCGTCTGTGCCGACCTGGACTTCGAGGACATCGTGCCGCCGGCCCTCGACACCCCGGGGACCCTCACCCTGCGACCGCCGTTCTTCGGCTTCCGGTTGCCCAGGTTCACCAGGTCGACGCTCGATCCGTCGCTCGACGTGCTCACGTCACCCCAGGCGGATCGCGCCTGGCGGTGGGTTCGGTGA
- a CDS encoding PD-(D/E)XK nuclease family protein gives MSDYVKRLAALWTARTPPLQQGFSLHDYVKELARLGARVRIDETEGLNLFRTHVMAKADELRARMKQANETRRAALSPPQREALRALEVTPDLLGPMGETRYEPIHTKLLTYHLDPTEGSELAPKLLTAFIDLIAEACRERDLGEPMYSPGSKVTVESERRISTGRVDVSISLEDTLIFLETKIDSGEGNEQLARYRQAMDEIKSTQHGVLVYLTLPGARLPKSDVEFVPLNFRDVLRVWLPFATGDGGTVDYLARYLKTIAMGLLRLCGDGGFERWSFYEQRAALDLVEAVRES, from the coding sequence ATGTCGGACTATGTGAAGAGGCTCGCTGCTCTCTGGACGGCCAGGACACCGCCGCTCCAGCAGGGGTTCTCGCTGCACGACTATGTAAAGGAGCTCGCACGGCTCGGAGCCCGGGTCCGCATCGACGAGACGGAAGGGCTGAACCTGTTCCGCACGCATGTCATGGCCAAGGCAGACGAGCTTCGAGCGCGGATGAAGCAGGCCAATGAAACGCGTCGAGCAGCGCTGAGCCCACCGCAACGCGAAGCCCTGCGCGCTCTCGAAGTCACGCCTGATCTACTCGGGCCGATGGGTGAAACCCGCTATGAGCCCATCCACACCAAGTTGCTCACGTACCATCTCGATCCCACCGAAGGGTCGGAGCTGGCTCCAAAGCTCCTCACCGCATTCATCGATCTCATCGCAGAAGCCTGCCGAGAGCGTGATCTCGGCGAGCCGATGTATTCGCCTGGCTCGAAGGTGACGGTGGAGAGTGAAAGAAGGATCTCGACGGGGCGTGTCGACGTGAGCATCAGCCTGGAAGACACGCTCATTTTCCTGGAGACCAAGATCGACTCGGGAGAAGGGAACGAGCAGCTTGCTCGCTATCGTCAAGCGATGGACGAGATCAAGAGCACGCAGCACGGGGTGCTCGTCTACCTGACACTGCCGGGGGCCAGGTTGCCGAAAAGCGATGTCGAGTTCGTTCCCCTGAACTTCCGCGATGTGCTGCGCGTCTGGTTGCCTTTCGCTACTGGTGACGGCGGGACTGTCGACTATCTCGCACGTTATCTGAAGACAATAGCCATGGGTTTGCTTCGATTGTGTGGAGATGGTGGATTTGAGCGATGGTCATTTTATGAGCAACGTGCGGCTCTGGACCTGGTGGAGGCGGTGAGGGAATCATGA